The Pygocentrus nattereri isolate fPygNat1 chromosome 4, fPygNat1.pri, whole genome shotgun sequence genome includes a window with the following:
- the sod2 gene encoding superoxide dismutase [Mn], mitochondrial, giving the protein MLSRVGHVRRCTATISPFLGVLASRLKHTLPDLPYDYGALEPHISAEIMQLHHSKHHATYVNNLNVAEEKYHEALSKGDVTTQVALQAALRFNGGGHINHTIFWTNLSPNGGGEPQGELMEAIKRDFGSFQNLKEKMSAATIAVQGSGWGWLGFDKESRRLRVAACANQDPLQGTTGLIPLLGIDVWEHAYYLQYKNVRPDYVKAIWNIVNWENVDERFQVAKK; this is encoded by the exons ATGTTGAGCAGAGTTGGACATGTTCGCAG GTGCACTGCCACCATAAGTCCATTCTTGGGTGTTTTGGCCTCCAGACTGAAGCACACCCTTCCAGACCTCCCTTATGACTATGGGGCACTTGAGCCACATATCTCTGCTGAGATCATGCAGCTTCACCACAGCAAGCACCATGCAACATACGTCAACAATCTTAACGTTGCTGAAGAGAAGTATCATGAGGCGCTGTCCAAAG GTGATGTGACAACACAAGTGGCCCTTCAGGCTGCATTGAGGTTTAATGGTGGTGGCCACATCAATCACACCATTTTCTGGACAAACCTATCCCCGAATGGTGGAGGAGAACCACAGG GTGAGTTAATGGAGGCCATTAAGCGTGACTTTGGCTCGTTCCAAAACTTGAAGGAGAAGATGTCTGCTGCTACTATAGCAGTTCAGGGATCAGGATGGGGATGGCTGGGCTTTGATAAGGAGAGCAGGAGACTGCGAGTTGCTGCCTGTGCCAACCAAGATCCACTGCAAGGAACTACTG GCCTCATCCCACTACTTGGCATTGATGTTTGGGAACATGCATACTATCTCCAGTACAAAAATGTCAGACCCGACTACGTTAAGGCCATCTGGAACATTGTGAACTGGGAGAATGTTGATGAGCGCTTTCAAGTTGCAAAGAAGTAG
- the LOC108411280 gene encoding pre-mRNA-splicing regulator WTAP — translation MTNEEPLPKKVRLSESDMKTLTREELCARWKQHEAYVQVLEAKYADLNSNDVTGLKESEEKLKQQQQESARRENILVMRLATKEQEMQECTTQIQYLKQVQQPSAAQLRSSMVDPAINLFFLKMKAELEQTKDKLEQAQNELSAWKFTPDSQTGKKLMAKCRMLIQENQELGRQLSQGRIAQLEAELALQKKYSEELKSSQDELNDFIIQLDEEVEGMQSTILVLQQQLRETRQQLSQQTQVQGSSSGAGPSRTSPSPPSASEPPTQTEAAPTASSAVGKDCGRVSNGPSNGNSSQRGASGSSLYREASSADEDYPLSPSVSSPTHGCVSKLSNHSEDAASQGGGEGYVTQLSAGYESVDSPTGSETSVTQHSNDTDSNADSHEAAAVSKGNRTSTRHGAQNGLDSAAAAATVATNSSVASNASTGSVL, via the exons ATGACTAATGAAGAACCTCTCCCGAAGAAG GTTCGCCTTAGTGAGTCCGACATGAAGACCCTGACTAGAGAAGAGCTGTGTGCAAG GTGGAAACAGCATGAAGCGTATGTCCAGGTGCTGGAGGCAAAATATGCTGATTTAAACT CCAATGATGTGACTGGTCTGAAAGAGTCTGAGGAGAAgctaaagcagcagcagcaagagTCGGCGCGCAGAGAGAACATTCTGGTGATGAGGCTGGCCACTAAGGAGCAGGAAATGCAGGAATGTACT ACCCAGATCCAGTACCTGAAGCAAGTCCAGCAACCCAGTGCAGCTCAGCTGAGATCCTCCATGGTGGACCCAGCCATCAACTTATTTTTCCTCAAAATGAAGGCCGAACTGGAACAGACTAAAGACAAACTGGAGCAAGCCCAAAATGAACTGAGTGCCTGGAAATTTACACCTGATAG CCAGACTGGTAAGAAGCTGATGGCGAAGTGCCGCATGCTGATCCAGGAGAACCAGGAGCTTGGCAGGCAGCTGTCCCAGGGCCGCATCGCCCAGCTTGAGGCTGAACTCGCCCTGCAGAAGAAGTACAGTGAGGAGCTCAAGAGCAGTCAGGATG AGCTCAATGATTTTATCATTCAGCTGGATGAGGAGGTAGAGGGCATGCAAAGCACCATCCTGGttctgcagcagcagctgagGGAAACCAGGCAGCAGCTCTCTCAGCAAACCCAGGTCCAGGGCAGCTCTAGTGGTGCCGGTCCCAGCAGGActtccccctctcccccttctGCCTCAGAGCCACCCACTCAAACTGAAGCAGCGCCCACTGCCAGCTCTGCTGTGGGGAAAGACTGCGGGAGGGTGTCAAACGGACCCTCCAATGGGAACTCGTCTCAGAGAGGTGCATCTGGGTCCAGTCTGTACCGCGAAGCAAGCAGTGCAGACGAGGATTATCCACTGTCACCCTCAGTCTCCAGCCCTACCCATGGGTGTGTGTCAAAACTCTCCAACCACTCAGAGGATGCAGCGAGCCAAGGCGGTGGGGAAGGTTATGTGACTCAGCTCAGTGCAGGTTATGAGAGCGTGGACTCTCCAACAGGCAGTGAGACATCAGTGACCCAACACTCTAACGACACAGACTCCAATGCTGACTCCCACGAGGCTGCTGCTGTCTCCAAGGGCAACAGGACAAGCACCCGCCATGGTGCACAGAATGGCCTGGACTCGGCTGCAGCTGCTGCTACGGTTGCCACCAACTCCTCAGTAGCCTCCAATGCGTCCACAGGGTCGGTTTTGTAA
- the acat2 gene encoding acetyl-CoA acetyltransferase, cytosolic, giving the protein MNTEPVVIVSAARTAIGSFNGALRTVPIHDLSAVVIKDVLKRASVKPEEVSEVIMGHVLTAGHGQNPARQASVGAGIPYPVPAWSCQMVCGSGLKALCLGAQSIMLGESTVVVAGGMESMSRAPHTVQMRSGIKMGDALLQDSVMADGLTDAFYNCHMGITAENVAKQWGVTREAQDQYAFTSQSRTEAAQKAGYFDQEIVPVIVPSVKGPVEVKVDEFPRHGSNVDAMSKLKPFFVKDGSGTVTAGNASGVNDGAAATVLMSQSEAQRRGLQPMAQIISWAQTGLDPSIMGVGPISAIRKATEKAGWQLAEVDLYEINEAFAALTVAVIQELGLNPDKVNVSGGAISLGHPLGMSGCRVLVTLLHALQRTGGKKGVAALCIGGGMGIAMCVERV; this is encoded by the exons ATGAACACCGAGCCAGTTGTAATAGTGTCTGCTGCCAGGACTGCTATAG GGTCATTTAATGGAGCATTAAGAACTGTGCCAATTCATGACTTGAGTGCAGTAGTCATTAAGGATGTACTGAAGAGAGCCAGTGTAAAGCCAGAGGAAGTATCTGAAGTCATCATGGGCCATGTGCTCACTGCAG GTCATGGGCAGAACCCCGCAAGGCAGGCTAGCGTTGGAGCAGGCATCCCATATCCTGTGCCTGCATGGAGCTGTCAGATGGTGTGTGGTTCTGGTCTGAAAGCTCTGTGTCTTGGAGCTCAGTCCATCATGTTGGGAGAGTCAACTGTGGTCGTAGCAGGGGGCATGGAGAGCATGAGCCGG GCGCCTCACACCGTGCAAATGAGGTCAGGGATAAAGATGGGAGATGCTTTACTGCAGGACTCTGTAATGGCTGATGGACTCACTGATGCTTTTTACAACTGCCACATGGGTATCACAG CGGAGAATGTGGCTAAGCAGTGGGGTGTTACTCGAGAAGCTCAAGACCAGTATGCTTTCACCTCACAGAGCAGAACTGAGGCAGCTCAGAAGGCCGGCTACTTTGATCAGGAGATTGTGCCAGTTATCGTTCCTTCAGTAAAAG GTCCAGTAGAAGTGAAAGTTGATGAATTCCCTCGCCATGGTAGTAACGTAGATGCCATGTCTAAACTGAAGCCCTTTTTTGTGAAGGACGGGTCTGGTACAGTCACTGCTGGCAATGCATCAG GGGTGAATGATGGTGCTGCAGCCACTGTTCTCatgagccaatcagaggctCAGAGAAGGGGCCTTCAGCCAATGGCACAGATCATCTCATGGGCTCAGACTGGCCTTGACCCATCCATCATGGGCGTAGGGCCAATTTCAGCCATCAGAAAAGCA ACGGAGAAGGCAGGCTGGCAGCTGGCTGAAGTGGATCTGTATGAGATCAATGAAGCCTTTGCTGCTCTGACTGTGGCGGTGATACAGGAGCTTGGCCTGAACCCAGACaag GTGAATGTTAGCGGAGGGGCTATCTCTTTGGGACACCCCCTGGGTATGTCTGGCTGCAGGGTGTTGGTGACCCTACTGCATGCGCTCCAGAGGACTGGGGGCAAAAAAGGGGTTGCTGCTTTGTGTATCGGTGGTGGAATGGGAATTGCTATGTGTGTAGAGAGAGTCTAA